One genomic segment of Impatiens glandulifera chromosome 6, dImpGla2.1, whole genome shotgun sequence includes these proteins:
- the LOC124943189 gene encoding myb-related protein 305-like: MKVQYCQKTGLRKGKWSHEEDQQLIAYIKRFRIWNWNEIAKAADLLRSGKSCRLRWMNYLKPDLKHGNFTKEEDEIIVEMYKTMGSKWSRIASKLSGRSDNEIKNHWHTNLRKHGDRHSKMRSDRRNKEKTTMSYDEDQQASRSEFSITMANNEPYNIFETNFTSFEQFVIEQQPLSVEDYDIEGSWNIVIADHTLSSSQLMYSSSTSSSSISNNQYEEEICTSTTIQEQDENSYGDTMLMISGEEFPQIEGTLHEFFNDWEFLHAILTT, encoded by the exons ATGAAGGTCCAATACTGTCAGAAGACAGGCTTAAGGAAAGGTAAGTGGAGTCATGAAGAAGATCAGCAACTCATAGCTTACATCAAGAGATTTAGAATTTGGAACTGGAATGAAATTGCAAAAGCAGCTG ATTTGCTAAGATCGGGTAAGAGTTGTAGACTTCGCTGGATGAATTACTTAAAACCAGATTTAAAGCACGGTAATTTTACCAAGGAAGAAGATGAGATTATCGTAGAAATGTATAAAACTATGGGAAGCAA ATGGTCTAGAATTGCGAGTAAGCTGTCAGGGAGATCCGACAATGAAATTAAGAATCACTGGCATACCAATTTGAGAAAACACGGAGATCGACATAGTAAAATGAGAAGTGATCGTCGAAACAAAGAAAAGACAACCATGTCATATGATGAAGACCAACAAGCCTCGAGATCAGAATTCAGCATCACAATGGCGAACAACGAgccttataatatttttgaaacaaaCTTCACCTCGTTCGAACAATTTGTCATTGAACAACAACCTCTATCGGTGGAAGATTACGATATTGAAGGATCATGGAATATAGTTATTGCAGATCACACCCTATCCTCATCTCAACTCATGTATTCTAGCAGCACTTCTTCGTCGTCAATTTCCAATAATCAATATGAGGAAGAAATATGCACTTCTACGACAATTcaagaacaagatgaaaatagTTATGGGGATACAATGCTCATGATTTCAGGAGAGGAGTTTCCACAAATTGAGGGGACATTGCATGAATTTTTCAATGATTGGGAATTTCTACATGCAATTTTGACAACATAA
- the LOC124943188 gene encoding transcription factor WER-like has protein sequence MKKVQFCEKTGLKRGKWSLEEDHQLVAYIKNHGIWNWKEMAKAAGLPRTGKSCRLRWMNYLKPNLKHGNFTKEEDDIIVQMYASMGSKWSRIAARLSGRSDNDVKNHWHTNLRKHNKHRNKIKKDSQNEKSFSITMGYDKPYNITNETNFINSFEPPLSIADYEIEESLKVEIEDTPSSSSSDQMYYFSSSSSSITRYKYEEDKVHGSCKAVQDENRYWDMLLMMISENQFPQFEDSLQEIIQCSSIF, from the exons atgaagaaggtCCAATTCTGTGAGAAAACAGGCTTAAAGAGAGGTAAATGGAGTCTTGAAGAAGATCATCAACTTGTAGCTTACATCAAAAACCATGGAATTTGGAATTGGAAAGAAATGGCAAAAGCAGCTG gTTTACCACGAACAGGAAAGAGTTGTAGGCTTCGAtggatgaattatttaaaaccaAATTTAAAACACGGAAATTTTACAAAGgaagaagatgatatcatcGTACAAATGTATGCATCCATGGGAAGCAA ATGGTCGAGAATCGCAGCAAGACTTTCAGGGAGATCTGACAACGATGTCAAGAATCATTGGCATACCAACTTGAGAAAACACAATAAACAtcgtaataaaataaaaaaggataGTCAAAACGAAAAAAGCTTTAGCATTACAATGGGGTACGACAAGCCTTATAATATTACTAATGAGACGAACTTTATCAACTCGTTTGAACCACCACTGTCGATTGCAGACTACGAGATTGAAGAATCTTTGAAAGTGGAGATTGAAGATAccccatcatcatcatcatctgatCAGATGTATTATTTTAGCagttcttcttcatcaattaCAAGGTATAAATATGAGGAAGATAAGGTTCATGGTTCTTGTAAGGCAGTTCAAGATGAAAACAGATATTGGGATATGCTGCTGATGATGATTTCAGAAAATCAGTTTCCACAATTTGAGGATTCATTACAGGAAATTATTCAGTGCTCATCAATATTTTGA